The DNA region AATACATTCGCAACAAAATCATTTGTCGCACAAAAACCATTCGCGAATTCGTGGCAAATTATTTCTCTCCACAAAAAGTTAAAAAAGAAAAACAATTCCATTGTATTAGTCTAACAAAAATTATTGTTTTACTTTTGAGAACAATAAAATCAGCTATTTTGTTCAAAAACATTATTAAAATATTTTCAGGAACATTTATTTCAAGNNNNNNNNNNNNNNNNNNNNNNNNNNNNNNNNNNNNNNNNNNNNNNNNNNNNNNNNNNNNNNNNNNNNNNNNNNNNNNNNNNNNNNNNNNNNNNNNNNNNTTAAAAAAGAAAAACAATTCCATTGTATTAGTCTAACAAAAATTATTGTTTTACTTTTGAGAACAATAAAATCAGCTATTTTGTTCAAAAACATTATTAAAATATTTTCAGGAACATTTATTTCAAGGGTGTTTGGATTTATCCGCGAAATTGTCGTTGCTTCATTTTTTGGTACAGGACGCATTGCCGATGCTTTTACTTTAGCCCTTATTTTTCCCAATCTATTTCGCCAAGTACTTGGTGAAGACATGGTGGAACGTGCTTTTATGCCTCCTTTCAAAAGTATGTACGACAAAGGTGATAAAGAAAAATCATGGAGATTTGTTTCTATTGTTTTCAATTGGTTTTTTATTTCCTTGCTTGCGGTTACATTTTTACTTTATCTTGTTGTTCCTTTGTTTTTCTCCTTAAAAGATTCATTCCCTGAACTTTTCGGTTTTATTTTTAAGGATAAATCTTTTGATTACGACCTTGCTTTGCATCTTATAAAAATAATTCTTCCTTTTACAATTTTTATTGGAGTTGCCGCTTTCGTAGGAAGCATGTTAAATTTCTTTTCAAAAAACTGGATTTTCGGTCTTGCTCCTGCAAGTTTGAGTATTGGGGTAATAATTGGAATTTACACCCTTTATCCTGTAATTGGAGGATACTCAATTGCTGTGGGATATGTTTTCGGGGCTTTTTTACAAATGGCTATTCAATTACCTTTTATTTTTAACAAAAAATTTAGAAGTGAAACGAATTTAAAATATTCGGGATTTAAATTAAAAGATAAAAGCAATGATTTTAAAACAATAAAAAGAGAAAGTAAGCTGATAACCCTAAATGCTCTTTTTGATAAAAGTCAGGAAATATTCGGGAGGTTTTTTGCCGCTACACTTATTGCCGGTTCTACTTCCTCTCTTTTTTATGCCGCTCGTTTGTTTCAGCTTCCTTTTGCGATAATTTCACTACCGATTACTAGAGGAATAAATCCTGAATTGAATAAAATGAAGGCTTTAAACGACAAGGTAAAATTTAACAATACTTTTCAAAAAGGTCTTGACTTGTATTTGCTTATTTTTATTCCGCTAACGACTTTTTTAATTATTTCCGCACCCGAAATTGTTGACATTGTTTTCCGAAGAGGAAATTTTGACAAGCATTCGTTAACACTTACAACAAAAGCATTTGTGATGTATTCTTTTGGTTTGTTGCCAATGAGCCTTGTGGGTTA from Bacteroidota bacterium includes:
- the murJ gene encoding murein biosynthesis integral membrane protein MurJ, with the protein product KKEKQFHCISLTKIIVLLLRTIKSAILFKNIIKIFSGTFISRVFGFIREIVVASFFGTGRIADAFTLALIFPNLFRQVLGEDMVERAFMPPFKSMYDKGDKEKSWRFVSIVFNWFFISLLAVTFLLYLVVPLFFSLKDSFPELFGFIFKDKSFDYDLALHLIKIILPFTIFIGVAAFVGSMLNFFSKNWIFGLAPASLSIGVIIGIYTLYPVIGGYSIAVGYVFGAFLQMAIQLPFIFNKKFRSETNLKYSGFKLKDKSNDFKTIKRESKLITLNALFDKSQEIFGRFFAATLIAGSTSSLFYAARLFQLPFAIISLPITRGINPELNKMKALNDKVKFNNTFQKGLDLYLLIFIPLTTFLIISAPEIVDIVFRRGNFDKHSLTLTTKAFVMYSFGLLPMSLVGYYKRVLSLFDKNKYALRISIIGAVLNILFAITIVKTTTAGHEGIALASSLAFFINMLILGKYLNRELKEFVQRKIPIIEIFLLIILVAVFIFVSKYFELYFFETKSISLLSISIKAISVFTVFGIFYFIIPKFHRILKDFLR